A window of Sphingobium herbicidovorans contains these coding sequences:
- a CDS encoding ABC transporter ATP-binding protein: MVTVRAESLSVRLGRHAAVTSVTMTLEPGQLVGIVGPNGAGKSTLIRALLRLVRAKSGEVWIDGSPIASLSRKDVARRIAYLPQGQTLHWPLLVERLVALGRMPHLGPLSRLSDQDEAIVDAALTRADVLHLKGRIATELSGGERARVLLARALAVGAPGLIADEPLAALDPGHQLDVMDLLKAEASAGSLVVTVLHDLGMAARYCDRLLLMDKGRLVADGKPMAVLTEQSLAEVYGISACIEPDGEWPLILPTGRITP; the protein is encoded by the coding sequence ATGGTGACCGTCCGGGCCGAAAGCCTGTCCGTCCGCCTTGGGCGTCATGCTGCCGTAACCTCCGTGACCATGACGCTGGAGCCGGGCCAGCTGGTCGGCATCGTCGGTCCCAATGGCGCAGGCAAATCGACGCTGATCCGCGCCCTTCTGCGCCTTGTCCGCGCGAAAAGCGGCGAAGTGTGGATTGACGGCAGTCCGATCGCCAGCCTCAGCCGCAAGGATGTGGCGCGTCGGATCGCCTATCTGCCGCAGGGCCAGACGCTGCATTGGCCGTTATTGGTGGAACGGCTGGTTGCGCTTGGCCGGATGCCGCATCTGGGGCCGCTGTCCCGCCTGTCCGATCAGGATGAGGCAATTGTCGATGCCGCACTCACCCGCGCCGATGTTCTGCATTTGAAGGGCCGGATCGCCACTGAATTATCGGGCGGCGAGCGCGCCCGCGTGCTGCTGGCCCGCGCGCTGGCGGTGGGCGCGCCCGGGCTGATCGCCGACGAACCGCTCGCCGCGCTTGATCCGGGGCATCAGCTCGACGTGATGGACTTGCTCAAGGCCGAAGCCAGCGCCGGATCGTTGGTGGTGACTGTCCTGCACGACCTGGGCATGGCGGCGCGCTATTGCGACCGGTTGCTGCTGATGGACAAGGGCAGGCTGGTCGCCGATGGCAAGCCGATGGCGGTGCTGACCGAACAAAGCCTTGCTGAGGTCTACGGCATATCGGCTTGCATCGAGCCTGATGGCGAATGGCCGCTGATCCTGCCGACGGGGCGAATCACGCCCTAA